The Mycolicibacterium aichiense region GGCGGGATGGCCGGCGCCGTGCTCGGCGTTGGCTATGCGGCTCACCGCCGTCCGCGGAATCGGCGCGGCGCCTACGCGTCGTAGGCGCGCAGCAGGGCGCGGGTCCGCGCCCGGCCCTCCGGTGAGGCATCGAACGTCGCTGCGACGTACTCGTCGACACCGGCGGCCGCCAGTTCGTCGAGGCGCCCGCGCACCGTGTCCTCGTCACCGATGATGGCGGCGTCCTGGGGACCGGCGTAGCCCTCCCGATCGAGCATCGCGCGGTACGACGGCAGGTGACCGTAGACGGCGAACTGTTCGGCCGCCTGCTTGCGGGCCTCGTCCACGTTGTCGGTGACGCTGATCGGAAGCGAGGCGGCGACGCGAACCGCGTCGGTGCGTCCGGCGCCCGCGGCGGCCTCACGCAATGCCGGCCCGACATGCTCGGCCAGTGTCTTCGGTCCGGTCATCCACGTGCAGGTTCCCGAGGTCCGCCGACCGGCGATCTTCAACAGCTGCGGACCGAGGGCGGCGATGTAGACCTCGGGCCGGGGCGCGCCGGAGATCATCAGCGCCCCGCGGGTGGTCACCGTCTCCCCTGCCGCGTCGGCGGGTTCACCGGCCAGCAGGGGTAACAGCCCGTCGAGATATTCGTTGAGCCGGCGTACCGGCCTGTCCCACGGGATTCCCCACATCCCTTCGGTGACCGCCTGATGGGTCATCCCCAACCCCAGCGTGAACCGGCCGCCCGAGGCGAGACTCAGGGTGAGGGCGCGTTGCGCCATCAGCATCGGATGCAGGTTCTGGATCGGCACCACTCCGCTGGCGACCTCGATGGTGTCGACCTCATGCAGGGCGATCGCGAGAACCTCGAAAAGATCTGGCTCGTAAGGCAATTGACTCATCCAGACCCGCTTGAAGCCCTCGTCGCGAAGCAGTGCCAGGTTGGCGATCGTCGCATCGATCGGTGAGTCGCTGCCCGATCCGCTGAGTTGGGAGAACATGCTTATCTGCATCACCAACACGCTCCTCTCACGTCACTGTCCGTCATCGTGCCGGCCCGCTGATCGACCCGATCCGCACCTCACTCTGCTGCACCGGGGCGGCCCACATCAAGCACGCCTGAGCAGGCTCGGCCAACCGTGACATCTCAGTGACGAACGCGTCAGTTCGGTTCCCAGGGTTGTCGATCTTCCACAAGCTGGTCGGTACATGGTCGCCTTCGGTCGGGAAGCGAGGTACTCCGCTGTGCTGCACCGGATGACCGTGCTGGCTCTGGCAGCACCAGGTCGGATCGTGGCGTGCGCGGTGTTCGTCATGATCGCGGCGGGTCTCTTCGGAGCTTCGGCGGCAGGCAATCTCAAGGCGGGTGGCTTCGTGGATCCCGATGCCGAATCCGCTCAGGCCACGCGCGTTCTGACCGACACGTTCGGTCAGGGTGACATGCAGTTGGTCTTCACCGTCACCGACCCGCAGGACGCCCAGAGCGGGGCTGCTCGCGCCGTCGGGACAGCCATCGCCGATCGTGCAGGCAAAGACCCTTCCGTGACGGCGGTGGCCTCGCCATGGACGACGCCGTCGGCGGTATCCGCATCGCTGATCAGCACGGACGGCCGCTCCGGGCTGGTCGTGGTGGGTCTTCGCGGCGGCGAGGACGCCGCACCAAGGCACGCGCAGCGCCTGGCCGACGCCGTCGCGGCCAGCCTGGACGGCAAGTACCCGCAGATCGACGTGATGGCGGGCGGCTCGGCGATGGTCTTCGCGCAGATCAACTCTCAGACCCAGCGCGACGTGGTGGTCATGGAGTCGATCGCCATACCCCTGACGTTTGTGGTGCTGATCTGGGTCTTCCGGGGTGTGTGGGCCGCACTGTTACCGATCTCGGTCGGCACGTTCTCGATCGTGGGCTCGCTGGCATTGCTCCGCGTCATCGCCTCGATCACCGACGTGTCGGTCTTCGCTCTGAGTCTCAGCGCGGCGCTGGGGCTCGCCCTGGCAGTGGACTACACCCTGCTGATCCTCAGCCGCTACCGCGACGAGATCGGCGCCGGGGCGCAACCGGACGCCGCCCTGCTCGCCACGATGGCGACGGCCGGGCGAACGGTGCTGTTCTCCGCGCTCACCGTGGCGATGTCGATGGCCGCGCTGGCGGTGTTTCCGCTGTACTTCCTCAAGTCGTTCGCCTATGCCGGTGTGGCGACCGTGGCGCTGTGTTCCCTTGCCGCCATGGTGATCACGCCGGCGGCGATCGTCCTGCTGGGCAGCCGGCTGACCGCACGGGACGCCGGCGGCAGACACCGGCGGGCCGACGACCGATTCTGGTATCGGACAACGCTGGTGATGACGCGGCGCGCCGGGATCGTCGCAGTGCTGGGCTCGGCCGCCTTGGTGACCCTGTGCCTGCCCTTCCTGGACGTCCGGTGGGGTCTGCCCGACGAACGGGTGCTGCCGAATTCGGCGTCGGCTCATCGGGTGGGCGACATGCTGCGGACCGATTTCACCGAGAACGCCGAAGGCGCGATCAAGGTCGTGGTGCCCGACGCCGCGGGGTTGTCGAGCCAGGACATCGACACCTACGCGATGGCCGTATCGCAGGTGCCCGGTGTCGCCGAGGTGAGCACGCCGACGGGTGTCTTCGCTGCCGGAGTGCGCGCGGGTCCGCCGGCGGGCATGGCCGCAGTACGTGACGGCTCGGCCTTCCTGACGGTCAGCACCACCGAGCCTGCGTTCTCCCCCGCCGCGGTCGACACCCTCCGCGGCGTCGAGGCGCTGCCGGGCCCCGGCGGCCGAGACATCTGGCTGACCGGCGCGACGCAAGTCGGACTGGACAGCGTGGCCGCGATCACCTCGAGGCTGCCGGTGGTGCTCGGCATCATCGCGGTGGTGATGTTCGCGGTGATGTTCGTCTTGACCGGAAGTGTGGTGCTGCCGGTCAAGTCACTGATCCTGACGCTGCTGTCGCTGACCGCGTCGTTCGGGGCGCTGGTCTGGGTGTTCCAGGAAGGCCATCTCGGCGCGCTGGGCACCACGGTCACCGGAACGCTGGTCGCCAATATGCCGATCCTGCTGTTCTGCATCGCGTTCG contains the following coding sequences:
- a CDS encoding TIGR03564 family F420-dependent LLM class oxidoreductase, which gives rise to MQISMFSQLSGSGSDSPIDATIANLALLRDEGFKRVWMSQLPYEPDLFEVLAIALHEVDTIEVASGVVPIQNLHPMLMAQRALTLSLASGGRFTLGLGMTHQAVTEGMWGIPWDRPVRRLNEYLDGLLPLLAGEPADAAGETVTTRGALMISGAPRPEVYIAALGPQLLKIAGRRTSGTCTWMTGPKTLAEHVGPALREAAAGAGRTDAVRVAASLPISVTDNVDEARKQAAEQFAVYGHLPSYRAMLDREGYAGPQDAAIIGDEDTVRGRLDELAAAGVDEYVAATFDASPEGRARTRALLRAYDA
- a CDS encoding MMPL family transporter; translated protein: MLHRMTVLALAAPGRIVACAVFVMIAAGLFGASAAGNLKAGGFVDPDAESAQATRVLTDTFGQGDMQLVFTVTDPQDAQSGAARAVGTAIADRAGKDPSVTAVASPWTTPSAVSASLISTDGRSGLVVVGLRGGEDAAPRHAQRLADAVAASLDGKYPQIDVMAGGSAMVFAQINSQTQRDVVVMESIAIPLTFVVLIWVFRGVWAALLPISVGTFSIVGSLALLRVIASITDVSVFALSLSAALGLALAVDYTLLILSRYRDEIGAGAQPDAALLATMATAGRTVLFSALTVAMSMAALAVFPLYFLKSFAYAGVATVALCSLAAMVITPAAIVLLGSRLTARDAGGRHRRADDRFWYRTTLVMTRRAGIVAVLGSAALVTLCLPFLDVRWGLPDERVLPNSASAHRVGDMLRTDFTENAEGAIKVVVPDAAGLSSQDIDTYAMAVSQVPGVAEVSTPTGVFAAGVRAGPPAGMAAVRDGSAFLTVSTTEPAFSPAAVDTLRGVEALPGPGGRDIWLTGATQVGLDSVAAITSRLPVVLGIIAVVMFAVMFVLTGSVVLPVKSLILTLLSLTASFGALVWVFQEGHLGALGTTVTGTLVANMPILLFCIAFGLSMDYEVFIVARIREFWLASDRTRLANDEAVAQGLAHTGRVVTAAAAIMTISFGALFAAKVSFMRMFGVGLTLAIVLDATVVRMMLLPAFMHLLGRHNWWAPAPIARWHARLTGHPTSPAAPVKKEPIHGGVDSE